One stretch of Notolabrus celidotus isolate fNotCel1 unplaced genomic scaffold, fNotCel1.pri scaffold_167_arrow_ctg1, whole genome shotgun sequence DNA includes these proteins:
- the LOC117808858 gene encoding repetitive proline-rich cell wall protein-like, with amino-acid sequence MQFNSLLTERASPPCIARASPVHRPRASPVHRPCIARASSPRASSPRASSPRASSPRASPRASSPRASSPRASPPCIIAPCIIAPCIIAPCIIARASSPLHHRPVHHRPVHHRPVHRPVHRPVHRPVHHRPVHHRPVHHRLCIIAPCIIAPCIAPCIIAPCIALCIIVHHRPVHHRPRASSPPCIAPCIIALCIAPCIIVHHRPVHHRPVHHRPVHHHPCIIAPCIIAPCIIAPCIARASPRASSPVHHRPVHHRPVHRPVHHRPCIIAPCIIAPCIIAPCIIAPCIIAPCIITRASSPRASSPRASSPRASLPRASPVHRPVHHRPVHHRPVHHRPCIIAPCIIARASSPRASSPRASSPMLLRCVEL; translated from the coding sequence ATGCAGTTTAATAGTTTGTTGACAGAACGTGCATCGCCCCCGTGCATCGCCCGTGCATCGCCCGTGCATCGCCCCCGTGCATCGCCCGTGCATCGCCCGTGCATCGCCCGTGCATCATCGCCCCGTGCATCATCGCCCCGTGCATCATCGCCCCGTGCATCATCGCCCCGTGCATCGCCCCGTGCATCATCGCCCCGTGCATCATCGCCCCGTGCATCGCCCCCGTGCATCATCGCCCCGTGCATCATCGCCCCGTGCATCATCGCCCCGTGCATCATCGCCCGTGCATCATCGCCCTTGCATCATCGCCCCGTGCATCATCGCCCCGTGCATCATCGCCCCGTGCATCGCCCCGTGCATCGCCCCGTGCATCGCCCCGTGCATCATCGCCCCGTGCATCATCGCCCCGTGCATCATCGCCTGTGCATCATCGCCCCGTGCATCATCGCCCCGTGCATCGCCCCGTGCATCATCGCCCCGTGCATCGCCCTGTGCATCATCGTGCATCATCGCCCCGTGCATCATCGCCCCCGTGCATCATCGCCCCCGTGCATCGCCCCGTGCATCATCGCCCTGTGCATCGCCCCGTGCATCATCGTGCATCATCGCCCCGTGCATCATCGCCCCGTGCATCATCGCCCCGTGCATCATCACCCGTGCATCATCGCCCCGTGCATCATCGCCCCGTGCATCATCGCCCCGTGCATCGCCCGTGCATCGCCCCGGGCATCATCGCCCGTGCATCATCGCCCCGTGCATCATCGCCCCGTGCATCGCCCTGTGCATCATCGCCCGTGCATCATCGCCCCGTGCATCATCGCCCCGTGCATCATCGCCCCGTGCATCATCGCCCCGTGCATCATCGCCCCGTGCATCATCACCCGTGCATCATCGCCCCGTGCATCATCGCCCCGTGCATCATCGCCCCGTGCATCATTGCCCCGTGCATCGCCCGTGCATCGCCCCGTGCATCATCGCCCCGTGCATCATCGCCCCGTGCATCATCGCCCGTGCATCATCGCCCCGTGCATCATCGCCCGTGCATCATCGCCCCGTGCATCATCGCCCCGTGCATCATCGCCCATGCTGTTAAGATGTGTTGAATTGTGA